The following coding sequences are from one Musa acuminata AAA Group cultivar baxijiao chromosome BXJ2-4, Cavendish_Baxijiao_AAA, whole genome shotgun sequence window:
- the LOC135610607 gene encoding protein argonaute 1A-like isoform X1, with amino-acid sequence MVRNHRIELPDAGDSSIFHETSGGSGRVFRQHLPERATASQQRVRGSGRDWGPANPQHSQQGCGFGSYYRRRGSEQPHGASVPQQPCGPSPGYDGLGLPLRRRGIAPQQQYGHRGGASLSSGHVADPSAAGPLRLPAPDLHQASSQASSSWHSEDSSTEKFQQCFVEDGVTTQAIQTVIPVAPSSKSLRFPLRPGKGSCGVKCVVKANHFVAELPDKDLHQYDVSITPEVISRGVNRAVMEQLVRQHRKSCLGGRLPVYDGRKSLYTAGPLPFTFREFQIILVDEDDGSGKERKQRPFKVVIKFAARVDLHHLEMFLSGRQADAPQEALQVLDIVLRERPTTRYFPVGRSFYSPDLGRRQPLGDGLESWRGFYQSLRPTQMGLSLNIDMSSSAFIEPLPVIDFVTQLINRDVRARQLSDADRVKIKKALRGVKVEVTHRGNMRRKYRISGLTSQATRELTFPVDERGTMKFVVEYFQETYGFTIKHTNLPCLQVGSQQRSNYLPLEVCKIVEGQRYSKRLNEKQITALLKVTCQRPHDRVLDILQTVHHNAYHEDPYAREFGIKISDRLASVEARVLPAPWLKYHDNGRERDCLPRIGQWNMMNKKVVNGGIVNNWTCINFARNVQESVARDFCHELALMCQTSGMVFSLEPVLHPLSARPDQVVRALKALCHDARSILQPQGKELDLLIVILPDNNGSLYGDLKRICETELGLISQCCLTKHVSRMNKQQYLANVALKINVKVGGRNTVLVDALSGRIPLVSDRPTIIFGADVTHPHPGEDTSPSIAAVVASQDWPEITKYAGLVSAQAHRQELIQDLFKVWQDPQRGTVTGGMIKELLISFKRATGQKPQRIIFYRDGVSEGQFYQVLLYELDAIRKACASLEPNYQPPVTFIVVQKRHHTRLFASNHKDQRSFEKNENILPGTVVDSKICHPTEFDFYLCSHAGIQGTSRPAHYHVLWDENKFTADTLQTLTNNLCYTYARCTRSVSIVPPAYYAHLAAFRARFYMEPETSDNGSMASGAVGRAQRGGRLLGGGAPVRPLPALKENIKKVMFYC; translated from the exons ATGGTAAGGAATCACAGAATTGAACTTCCTGATGCTGGGGATAGTTCAATTTTCCATGAGACCAGTGGTGGAAGTGGGCGAGTTTTTCGCCAGCATCTGCCTGAAAGGGCTACTGCTTCACAACAACGGGTCCGTGGTTCAGGACGTGATTGGGGTCCAGCCAACCCTCAGCATTCACAGCAAGGCTGTGGTTTTGGGAGTTATTATCGCCGGAGAGGAAGCGAACAGCCCCATGGGGCTTCAGTACCGCAGCAGCCATGTGGGCCATCTCCAGGATATGATGGCCTAGGTTTGCCTCTACGAAGAAGAGGAATTGCACCTCAGCAACAATATGGACACCGAGGCGGTGCCAGTTTGTCAAGTGGACATGTGGCTGACCCCTCAGCTGCAGGTCCATTGAGGCTACCAGCTCCCGATCTGCACCAAGCATCATCACAAGCTAGTTCATCATGGCATTCAGAGGATTCCTCCACTGAAAAATTTCAGCAATGCTTTGTTGAGGATGGAGTTACTACTCAAGCAATACAAACTGTGATTCCTGTAGCTCCATCTAGCAAGTCTTTGAGGTTTCCATTACGGCCTGGAAAAGGAAGCTGTGGGGTTAAATGTGTGGTGAAGGCAAATCATTTCGTTGCTGAATTACCTGATAAAGACCTTCATCAATATGAT GTGTCAATCACTCCGGAAGTTATATCACGTGGTGTCAATCGTGCTGTGATGGAACAGCTAGTCAGACAGCATAGAAAGTCTTGTTTAGGAGGACGGCTTCCAGTCTATGATGGCAGGAAGAGTCTCTACACTGCTGGGCCTCTTCCCTTCACTTTTAGAGAGTTTCAAATAATCCTAGTTGATGAAGATGATGGTTCAGGCAAAGAAAG GAAGCAGAGGCCATTTAAAGTTGTTATAAAGTTTGCTGCCCGTGTGGATCTCCACCACCTTGAAATGTTTTTATCTGGGCGACAGGCTGATGCTCCCCAGGAAGCTCTACAAGTTCTAGACATTGTGCTACGTGAACGCCCTACCACAAG ATATTTTCCTGTTGGTCGGTCCTTCTATTCACCTGATCTGGGGAGAAGGCAACCACTTGGGGATGGATTAGAAAGCTGGCGGGGCTTTTATCAGAGTCTTCGCCCAACACAAATGGGACTCTCACTAAACATTg ACATGTCTTCTTCCGCCTTCATTGAGCCCCTGCCTGTCATTGACTTTGTCACCCAACTCATAAATAGGGATGTTCGAGCAAGACAGCTCTCTGATGCTGATCGAGTGAAG ATCAAGAAGGCTCTTAGAGGAGTAAAGGTTGAGGTCACCCATCGTGggaatatgcgcagaaagtatcgCATATCTGGTTTAACATCTCAAGCAACTAGGGAGCTGAC tttcccAGTTGATGAAAGAGGAACGATGAAATTTGTAGTGgaatattttcaagaaacatacgGTTTTACTATCAAACACACCAATTTGCCTTGTCTACAAGTTGGCAGCCAGCAGAGGTCAAACTATTTGCCTTTGGAG GTCTGCAAGATTGTGGAAGGACAGAGATATTCCAAAAGATTGAATGAGAAACAAATAACTGCTCTACTGAAGGTGACATGCCAGCGTCCTCACGATCGAGTGCTTGACATTTTGCAG ACGGTTCATCACAATGCTTACCATGAAGACCCTTATGCTAGAGAATTTGGTATCAAAATCAGTGATAGACTAGCATCAGTTGAGGCACGTGTTTTACCTGCACCATGG CTTAAATACCATGACAATGGCAGAGAGAGGGACTGCTTGCCAAGAATCGGCCAGTGGAATATGATGAATAAG AAAGTGGTGAATGGTGGGATAGTAAACAACTGGACTTGCATCAATTTTGCACGGAATGTCCAAGAAAGTGTTGCTCGTGACTTCTGTCATGAGCTTGCACTGATGTGCCAGACATCTGGAATG GTATTTTCACTTGAACCAGTGCTTCATCCGTTAAGTGCAAGGCCAGATCAAGTGGTTCGAGCTTTAAAAGCACTATGTCATGATGCAAGGAGCATACTACAACCCCAGGGAAAAGAACTTGACTTGCTTATTGTGATCTTGCCTGATAATAATGGTTCTCTTTATG GTGATCTAAAGCGGATATGTGAGACAGAGCTTGGACTGATTTCACAGTGCTGCTTGACTAAACATGTTTCCAGAATGAACAAGCAGCAGTACCTTGCTAATGTTGCTCTCAAGATAAATGTGAAG GTTGGGGGAAGAAATACAGTTCTTGTGGATGCCTTGAGTGGGCGCATACCACTAGTTAGTGACCGACCTACAATTATATTTGGTGCTGACGTAACACATCCTCATCCTGGGGAAGATACGAGCCCCTCTATTGCGGCT GTTGTTGCTTCTCAAGACTGGCCAGAGATAACAAAGTATGCTGGTTTGGTTTCTGCTCAGGCCCATCGCCAGGAGTTGATACAAGATCTATTTAAAGTCTGGCAAGATCCTCAGCGTGGAACAGTAACTGGTGGAATGATAAA GGAACTTCTTATTTCTTTCAAAAGAGCCACTGGACAAAAGCCGCAGCGAATAATATTTTATAG GGATGGAGTTAGCGAGGGGCAATTTTATCAAGTTTTACTTTACGAACTTGATGCAATCAGAAAG GCATGCGCCTCACTCGAACCAAATTATCAGCCACCTGTAACTTTCATAGTGGTTCAAAAACGTCATCACACTAGATTGTTTGCAAGTAACCACAAGGATCAGCGTTCATTTGAAAAGAACGAAAATATTCTGCCCG GTACTGTGGTTGACTCTAAGATCTGTCACCCTACTGAGTTTGACTTTTACTTGTGCAGTCATGCTGGCATCCAG GGCACAAGCCGACCTGCTCACTACCATGTCTTGTGGGACGAGAACAAATTCACAGCTGATACACTACAAACACTGACCAACAACCTTTGTTACAC CTACGCAAGGTGCACGCGATCCGTGTCTATAG TGCCACCTGCATACTATGCGCATCTGGCTGCATTCCGAGCACGATTTTATATGGAACCAGAGACGTCGGACAATGGTTCGATGGCAAGTGGGGCAGTTGGACGTGCTCAACGCGGCGGTCGCCTCCTGGGTGGTGGTGCACCAGTTAGACCCCTTCCGGCCTTGAAAGAAAACATCAAGAAAGTCATGTTCTACTGTTGA
- the LOC135582296 gene encoding protein indeterminate-domain 5, chloroplastic-like gives MKAASSSTHFFGIREDGQHSHQQPQQPPPPQELPATASSANTPHSAAPLKKKRNLPGNPNPDAEVIALSPKTLMATNRFICEVCNKGFQREQNLQLHRRGHNLPWKLKQKNPNEVRRRVYLCPEPTCVHHDPSRALGDLTGIKKHFCRKHGEKKWKCDKCSKRYAVQSDWKAHSKICGTREYRCDCGTLFSRRDSFITHRAFCDALAQESARLPGGINTIGSHLYGGRGMNLGLPQLSSLQDQAQPSADLLQLRGSSGTGQFDHLNAASFRQPHQLAHSSPFFLGGGPNQGFGEHPQLLKPFHGMMQLPDLQTNANASSSSSAAAAANLFNLGFFSNTGSSSTMNNGSDAGGQSGHLLGPDQFSNAGGGTEAMSLFAGDLMSNHTDTTMSSLYNPSVHAESVVPQMSATALLQKAAQMGATSSGGSGSSMLRGLTASFSGGGGGEISRTGVGNENHFQDIMNSLANGNGGVFGGFNQGLDGMGENKLHRNLSMGGFGGSDRLTRDFLGVGGMMRSMVGGIPQREQHHLGIDTTSSMDHSEMKSGSSTRSFGGGRLQ, from the exons ATGAAAGCCGCTTCGTCGTCCACGCATTTCTTCGGAATCAGGGAGGACGGCCAGCACAGCCACCAACAGCCGCAGCAGCCGCCGCCGCCACAGGAACTACCAGCGACAGCCTCGTCGGCCAATACTCCACACTCTGCTGCTCctctgaagaagaagaggaacctcCCTGGAAACCCAA ATCCAGATGCGGAGGTGATAGCTCTGTCGCCGAAGACGCTGATGGCCACCAACCGTTTCATCTGCGAGGTGTGCAACAAAGGGTTCCAGCGGGAGCAGAACCTGCAGCTGCACCGGCGCGGCCACAACCTGCCGTGGAAGCTGAAGCAGAAGAACCCCAACGAGGTCCGCCGCCGGGTGTACCTCTGCCCCGAGCCGACCTGCGTCCACCACGACCCGTCGCGGGCCCTCGGCGACCTCACCGGCATCAAGAAGCACTTCTGCCGCAAGCACggcgagaagaagtggaagtgcgACAAGTGCTCCAAGCGCTACGCCGTCCAGTCCGACTGGAAGGCGCATTCCAAGATCTGCGGCACTCGCGAGTACCGCTGCGACTGCGGCACCCTCTTCTCCAG GAGAGACAGCTTCATCACCCACAGAGCCTTCTGCGATGCATTGGCACAGGAAAGCGCGAGGCTTCCAGGCGGCATAAACACCATCGGCAGCCACTTGTATGGAGGCAGAGGCATGAACCTGGGGCTCCCGCAGCTCTCCTCCTTGCAGGACCAAGCTCAGCCTTCCGCCGACCTCCTCCAACTGAGGGGAAGCAGCGGCACCGGCCAGTTTGATCACCTCAACGCCGCCTCCTTCCGGCAGCCCCATCAGCTGGCCCACTCATCCCCTTTCTTCCTCGGTGGTGGGCCGAACCAAGGCTTCGGCGAACACCCGCAGTTGCTCAAGCCCTTCCACGGGATGATGCAGCTCCCAGATCTCCAAACAAACGCCAacgcctcatcctcctcctctgctgctgccgccgcgaaTCTTTTCAATCTTGGCTTCTTCTCTAACACCGGTAGCTCGAGTACCATGAACAATGGCAGCGACGCTGGCGGCCAAAGCGGCCATCTCCTGGGCCCCGACCAATTCAGCAACGCAGGTGGAGGTACTGAGGCCATGTCGCTGTTCGCTGGAGACCTAATGAGCAATCACACTGACACCACCATGTCTTCTCTGTATAACCCCTCTGTGCACGCTGAATCAGTAGTACCTCAGATGTCAGCCACCGCACTGCTTCAGAAGGCTGCCCAAATGGGTGCCACATCCAGTGGTGGCAGCGGAAGCTCGATGCTCAGAGGTCTCACCGCCTCCTTctccggtggtggtggtggagagatCTCCAGAACTGGCGTAGGAAACGAGAACCACTTCCAAGACATCATGAACTCGCTTGCCAACGGGAACGGCGGGGTGTTCGGTGGCTTCAACCAAGGATTGGACGGCATGGGGGAGAACAAGCTGCACCGCAACCTGTCGATGGGCGGCTTCGGAGGATCCGACAGACTCACGAGAGACTTTCTCGGGGTTGGCGGCATGATGAGAAGCATGGTGGGAGGAATTCCGCAGAGGGAACAGCACCATCTCGGCATCGACACTACGAGCTCTATGGATCACTCGGAGATGAAGTCGGGATCCTCTACTCGATCCTTTGGTGGTGGAAGACTGCAGTAA
- the LOC135610607 gene encoding protein argonaute 1A-like isoform X2 yields MVRNHRIELPDAGDSSIFHETSGGSGRVFRQHLPERATASQQRVRGSGRDWGPANPQHSQQGCGFGSYYRRRGSEQPHGASVPQQPCGPSPGYDGLGLPLRRRGIAPQQQYGHRGGASLSSGHVADPSAAGPLRLPAPDLHQASSQASSSWHSEDSSTEKFQQCFVEDGVTTQAIQTVIPVAPSSKSLRFPLRPGKGSCGVKCVVKANHFVAELPDKDLHQYDVSITPEVISRGVNRAVMEQLVRQHRKSCLGGRLPVYDGRKSLYTAGPLPFTFREFQIILVDEDDGSGKERLGTERSIKRKQRPFKVVIKFAARVDLHHLEMFLSGRQADAPQEALQVLDIVLRERPTTRYFPVGRSFYSPDLGRRQPLGDGLESWRGFYQSLRPTQMGLSLNIDMSSSAFIEPLPVIDFVTQLINRDVRARQLSDADRVKIKKALRGVKVEVTHRGNMRRKYRISGLTSQATRELTFPVDERGTMKFVVEYFQETYGFTIKHTNLPCLQVGSQQRSNYLPLEVCKIVEGQRYSKRLNEKQITALLKVTCQRPHDRVLDILQTVHHNAYHEDPYAREFGIKISDRLASVEARVLPAPWLKYHDNGRERDCLPRIGQWNMMNKKVVNGGIVNNWTCINFARNVQESVARDFCHELALMCQTSGMVFSLEPVLHPLSARPDQVVRALKALCHDARSILQPQGKELDLLIVILPDNNGSLYGDLKRICETELGLISQCCLTKHVSRMNKQQYLANVALKINVKVGGRNTVLVDALSGRIPLVSDRPTIIFGADVTHPHPGEDTSPSIAAVVASQDWPEITKYAGLVSAQAHRQELIQDLFKVWQDPQRGTVTGGMIKELLISFKRATGQKPQRIIFYRDGVSEGQFYQVLLYELDAIRKACASLEPNYQPPVTFIVVQKRHHTRLFASNHKDQRSFEKNENILPGTVVDSKICHPTEFDFYLCSHAGIQGTSRPAHYHVLWDENKFTADTLQTLTNNLCYTYARCTRSVSIVPPAYYAHLAAFRARFYMEPETSDNGSMASGAVGRAQRGGRLLGGGAPVRPLPALKENIKKVMFYC; encoded by the exons ATGGTAAGGAATCACAGAATTGAACTTCCTGATGCTGGGGATAGTTCAATTTTCCATGAGACCAGTGGTGGAAGTGGGCGAGTTTTTCGCCAGCATCTGCCTGAAAGGGCTACTGCTTCACAACAACGGGTCCGTGGTTCAGGACGTGATTGGGGTCCAGCCAACCCTCAGCATTCACAGCAAGGCTGTGGTTTTGGGAGTTATTATCGCCGGAGAGGAAGCGAACAGCCCCATGGGGCTTCAGTACCGCAGCAGCCATGTGGGCCATCTCCAGGATATGATGGCCTAGGTTTGCCTCTACGAAGAAGAGGAATTGCACCTCAGCAACAATATGGACACCGAGGCGGTGCCAGTTTGTCAAGTGGACATGTGGCTGACCCCTCAGCTGCAGGTCCATTGAGGCTACCAGCTCCCGATCTGCACCAAGCATCATCACAAGCTAGTTCATCATGGCATTCAGAGGATTCCTCCACTGAAAAATTTCAGCAATGCTTTGTTGAGGATGGAGTTACTACTCAAGCAATACAAACTGTGATTCCTGTAGCTCCATCTAGCAAGTCTTTGAGGTTTCCATTACGGCCTGGAAAAGGAAGCTGTGGGGTTAAATGTGTGGTGAAGGCAAATCATTTCGTTGCTGAATTACCTGATAAAGACCTTCATCAATATGAT GTGTCAATCACTCCGGAAGTTATATCACGTGGTGTCAATCGTGCTGTGATGGAACAGCTAGTCAGACAGCATAGAAAGTCTTGTTTAGGAGGACGGCTTCCAGTCTATGATGGCAGGAAGAGTCTCTACACTGCTGGGCCTCTTCCCTTCACTTTTAGAGAGTTTCAAATAATCCTAGTTGATGAAGATGATGGTTCAGGCAAAGAAAGGTTAGGGACAGAAAGGTCCATTAAAAG GAAGCAGAGGCCATTTAAAGTTGTTATAAAGTTTGCTGCCCGTGTGGATCTCCACCACCTTGAAATGTTTTTATCTGGGCGACAGGCTGATGCTCCCCAGGAAGCTCTACAAGTTCTAGACATTGTGCTACGTGAACGCCCTACCACAAG ATATTTTCCTGTTGGTCGGTCCTTCTATTCACCTGATCTGGGGAGAAGGCAACCACTTGGGGATGGATTAGAAAGCTGGCGGGGCTTTTATCAGAGTCTTCGCCCAACACAAATGGGACTCTCACTAAACATTg ACATGTCTTCTTCCGCCTTCATTGAGCCCCTGCCTGTCATTGACTTTGTCACCCAACTCATAAATAGGGATGTTCGAGCAAGACAGCTCTCTGATGCTGATCGAGTGAAG ATCAAGAAGGCTCTTAGAGGAGTAAAGGTTGAGGTCACCCATCGTGggaatatgcgcagaaagtatcgCATATCTGGTTTAACATCTCAAGCAACTAGGGAGCTGAC tttcccAGTTGATGAAAGAGGAACGATGAAATTTGTAGTGgaatattttcaagaaacatacgGTTTTACTATCAAACACACCAATTTGCCTTGTCTACAAGTTGGCAGCCAGCAGAGGTCAAACTATTTGCCTTTGGAG GTCTGCAAGATTGTGGAAGGACAGAGATATTCCAAAAGATTGAATGAGAAACAAATAACTGCTCTACTGAAGGTGACATGCCAGCGTCCTCACGATCGAGTGCTTGACATTTTGCAG ACGGTTCATCACAATGCTTACCATGAAGACCCTTATGCTAGAGAATTTGGTATCAAAATCAGTGATAGACTAGCATCAGTTGAGGCACGTGTTTTACCTGCACCATGG CTTAAATACCATGACAATGGCAGAGAGAGGGACTGCTTGCCAAGAATCGGCCAGTGGAATATGATGAATAAG AAAGTGGTGAATGGTGGGATAGTAAACAACTGGACTTGCATCAATTTTGCACGGAATGTCCAAGAAAGTGTTGCTCGTGACTTCTGTCATGAGCTTGCACTGATGTGCCAGACATCTGGAATG GTATTTTCACTTGAACCAGTGCTTCATCCGTTAAGTGCAAGGCCAGATCAAGTGGTTCGAGCTTTAAAAGCACTATGTCATGATGCAAGGAGCATACTACAACCCCAGGGAAAAGAACTTGACTTGCTTATTGTGATCTTGCCTGATAATAATGGTTCTCTTTATG GTGATCTAAAGCGGATATGTGAGACAGAGCTTGGACTGATTTCACAGTGCTGCTTGACTAAACATGTTTCCAGAATGAACAAGCAGCAGTACCTTGCTAATGTTGCTCTCAAGATAAATGTGAAG GTTGGGGGAAGAAATACAGTTCTTGTGGATGCCTTGAGTGGGCGCATACCACTAGTTAGTGACCGACCTACAATTATATTTGGTGCTGACGTAACACATCCTCATCCTGGGGAAGATACGAGCCCCTCTATTGCGGCT GTTGTTGCTTCTCAAGACTGGCCAGAGATAACAAAGTATGCTGGTTTGGTTTCTGCTCAGGCCCATCGCCAGGAGTTGATACAAGATCTATTTAAAGTCTGGCAAGATCCTCAGCGTGGAACAGTAACTGGTGGAATGATAAA GGAACTTCTTATTTCTTTCAAAAGAGCCACTGGACAAAAGCCGCAGCGAATAATATTTTATAG GGATGGAGTTAGCGAGGGGCAATTTTATCAAGTTTTACTTTACGAACTTGATGCAATCAGAAAG GCATGCGCCTCACTCGAACCAAATTATCAGCCACCTGTAACTTTCATAGTGGTTCAAAAACGTCATCACACTAGATTGTTTGCAAGTAACCACAAGGATCAGCGTTCATTTGAAAAGAACGAAAATATTCTGCCCG GTACTGTGGTTGACTCTAAGATCTGTCACCCTACTGAGTTTGACTTTTACTTGTGCAGTCATGCTGGCATCCAG GGCACAAGCCGACCTGCTCACTACCATGTCTTGTGGGACGAGAACAAATTCACAGCTGATACACTACAAACACTGACCAACAACCTTTGTTACAC CTACGCAAGGTGCACGCGATCCGTGTCTATAG TGCCACCTGCATACTATGCGCATCTGGCTGCATTCCGAGCACGATTTTATATGGAACCAGAGACGTCGGACAATGGTTCGATGGCAAGTGGGGCAGTTGGACGTGCTCAACGCGGCGGTCGCCTCCTGGGTGGTGGTGCACCAGTTAGACCCCTTCCGGCCTTGAAAGAAAACATCAAGAAAGTCATGTTCTACTGTTGA
- the LOC135610606 gene encoding protein OXIDATIVE STRESS 3-like, giving the protein MNASFIPQSSHGTMDEDDGESFSSVPGASTSSSSDDMDDTASSASPTTEEEPHGDGPLYEMASLVAQLPFKRGLSKYYQGKSKTFTSLSSVRCLEDLAKPERPQRKKMKPCKSYGWGLDNQRSLSPKESSRTITKKASRGPLSSLGGRKHSFVSGGRPPVAPQRSNNFSSQTLLFA; this is encoded by the exons ATGAATGCTTCTTTCATCCCACAAAGCAGCCATGGGACCATGGATGAGGACGACGGGGAGAGCTTCTCGAGCGTTCCCGGTGCTTCGACGTCCTCCTCCTCGGACGACATGGACGACACCGCCTCTTCTGCGTCGCCGACGACGGAGGAGGAGCCGCATGGTGACGGGCCTCTCTACGAGATGGCTTCCCTCGTCGCACAGCTTCCTTTCAA GAGAGGGCTGTCGAAGTATTACCAGGGGAAGTCGAAGACCTTCACGTCTTTGTCCAGTGTGAGGTGCCTGGAGGATCTTGCCAAGCCGGAGAGGCCACaaaggaagaagatgaagccGTGCAAGAGTTATGGGTGGGGATTGGACAACCAGAGATCGCTGTCTCCAAAGGAGTCCTCCAGAACCATCACCAAGAAGGCTTCCAGGGGCCCGTTGTCTTCTCTCGGTGGAAGGAAGCACAGCTTTGTTAGTGGCGGCAGGCCTCCTGTGGCTCCTCAGAGATCAAACAACTTCTCAAGCCAAACCCTTTTGTTTGCCTGA